In the genome of Streptomyces violaceoruber, the window TGCTCTCGGCCGCCGGAGACCTGGGCGCCCGGCTGCGCGCCGTGGACAAGGTCTGCCGCACCCTCACCCTCACCGTCCGCTACGCCGACCGGTCGGCCACCACTCGCAGCCGCACCCTGAAGGAGCCGACCGCGCACTCGGCGGCCCTGACCCGGACCGCCTACGACCTGTACGAGGCGCTCGGCCTCCAGCGCGCCCGGGTCCGTTCGATCGCCCTGCGCGCGGAGAGCCTCACGTCCGCCGAACACGCCTCCCACCAGCTCACCTTCGACCCCGTGGACGAGAAGGTCCGCCGGATCGAGGAGGTCGCGGACCGCGCGCGGGCGAAGTTCGGGCCGAGGGCGGTGATGCCGGGGTCGCTGGCGGCGTGAGGCCCCCGCGGGTCAGTTGGCCCACGGGGGAGTGATGCGGGTGCCGTCGGCCAGCTCCGCCGTCAGGCCCACGGAGGTGGTGACCCAGGAGGTCGCGGTCCGGTCGGTGGGGTTCTCGACGGCGAGGGTCGCCCCGGAGCCGATGATCACGGTGTCACCCGCGGTGACGCGTTCGGTGCGGCCGTCGAGGGTGATCAGCAGCTCGCCGGTGAGCAGGTGGAAGACCTCCTCCCGGTCGACGGTGTGCGCGGGTGCCTTCGTCCCCGCCGGGATCTCGCCCCGCCAGGCGCACAGCTCCCTGCTGCCGACACGGGGACTGGCGTACGAGACGAAGCGGGCGCCGTGGATCTCGTGGGTGACGCCTTCGGACGAGCGGACGACGGGCATGACGGGGCTCCTCTGGACGTATGGCCGACATGGTCAAGCAGCTTGACCAATACTGTGGCTCTTATGGTCAAGCTGCTTGACCAAAGTGTCAAGAGTGTTTCAATGCCCCCGTGCAGAACTCCGACGCCATGGCCCTGACCGCCGCCCTGCTCGCCGCGGCCGGCGGACTCACGCAGCGCATCAACGAAGGGGTCGTGGCCCGCGGCTTCGAGGGTGTGCGGCCCGCGCACGGGTTCGCCTTCGCCCGGCTCGCCCCGGACGGTGCGACGGTCACCGACCTGGCCGTGCACCTCGGAGTGACCAAGCAGGCCGCCAGTCAGCTCGTCGACGAGCTGGTCCGCAAGGGGTACGCCGAGCGCCGGCCGCATCCCGTCGACGCGCGCGCCCGGCTCGTCGTGCTGACGGAGGCGGGGTGGGCCTGCACGCGGGCGGCCGAGGCGGCGGCCGCGGAGGCCGTGGGCGCGTGGGCCGACGTGCTCGGTGAGGACGGGGTGCGGGCGCTGCTCGACGGCCTGCTGCGCGTGGCGCCGAACGGGCCGCTGCGGCCCGCCTGGTGACCTGACCCCCCGTCACCTGCGGCGCGGATGACGTCGGTTACCACTGGAAGTTTTTACTGCCGCGTAACTTCACACGTGCACTACTCGCCCGTAACTTGACGAGTGAACAGCATCCCGTGATCCGGATCACAGGGCACCCCTGCCGTCGCAACTCCCCAGATCCGCGAGGAGATCACCCGATGCTGCCCTGGAGCCGAGTGCTCAGACCGCTGGCCGCGCTGCTGCTGGCCGCCGCCGTCGCCCTGGTCCCCGCCACCGCCGCCACCGCCGCCCCCACCGCGGACGCCCGCCCCGGCTCCGGCTGGAACGACTACACCTGCAAGCCCACCGCCGCCCACCCCCGCCCCGTCGTGCTGGTTCACGGCACCTTCGGGAACTCCGTCGACAACTGGCTCGGCCTCGCGCCCTACCTGAAGAACCGCGGTTACTGCGTCTTCTCCCTCGACTACGGCCAACTGCCCGGCGTCCCGCTCTTCCACGGACTCGGCCCGGTCGAGAAGTCGGCGGAACAACTGGCCGCCCACGTCGACAAGGTGCTCGCCGCGACCGGCGCCACCGAGACCGACCTCGTCGGCCACTCGCAGGGCGGCATGATGCCCCGCTACTACCTCAAGTTCCTCGGCGGAGCCGCCGAGGTGAACGCCCTGGTCGGCATAGCGCCCAGCAACCACGGCACCACGCTGTCCGGCCTCACCCGCCTGCTGCCGTACTTCCCCGGCGCCGAGGACCTGCTCAACGAGCACACCCCCGCCCTCGCCGACCAGGTCGTCGGCTCCGACGTCCTCACCCGGCTCAACGCGGACGGCGACACCGTGCCCGGCGTGCGCTACACCGTCCTCGCCACGAAGTACGACGAGGTGGTCACGCCGTACCGCGGCCAGTTCCTCGACGGCCCCGGCGTACGCAACGTCCTGCTGCAGGACCTGTGCCCGCTCGACCTCTCCGAGCACCTGGCGATCGGCCTGTTCGACCGGATCGCCTTCCACGAGGTGACCAACGCCCTGGACCCGGCGCACGCCACGCCCACCACCTGCGCCTCGGTCTTCGGCTGACGGGCGCTCTCCCCCCGCCCGGCGCACGTCACGCGGGGCCCGCCCGGCCTGAGCCGCCGGACGGGCCCCGCGTTCCCCGTTCCCCCGTCGTCCCCCCGCCTCCGCGTCAGTGGCCGTGCCGGCCACCGGTCGTCGCGCGCCGCCGGACCGACGCGAACAGGACGGCCGCGCCGAGGGCCAGGGCCGCGGCGCCGCCGACGGCGATGTAGGGCGTGGTGCTGTCCCCGCCGGTCTCGGCGAGGTTCTCCGTGCCCCCGCCGGCGGCCTTGACCTGGTGGGGCTCGGCGGCGGTACCGGGCGCCTCCTCCGGAGCCGCGGCCGGGTCCGTCGGGTCCGTGGTGGTCGCCGCGTCCTGGTCGCCGTGACCGTGGTGCTCGATCGTCGACTTCTCCGCCGCGGCCGCGAGCTGCTCCTCGGAGGGCGCGGAGGCCTCCGGAGCCGGGGCGGCGCCCGCCTCCGCGTCGCCGGACGCGGTGTCGTCGCCGGTGGCCGCACCGCTGCCGCTGCCGCCGTCGCCGCCGAAGGTGACGTCCGAGCAGGAGTAGAACGCCTCCGGGCTGTCCGAGCGCTGCCACACCGCGTACAGCAGGTGCTTGCCGGACCGCTCCGGCAGCGTGCCGGAGAAGGTGTAGAAGCCGCCCGAGGCGACCGGGTCGGTGGAGGTCGCCACCGGGGCGGACAGGTCCAGGTCGCCCCAGCCGAGCGGCTTGGACGGGTCGTAGCCCGGCTTGGTGAGGTAGACCTTGAACGTGCCCTTGTGCGGGGCCGTCACGCGGTACTTGAAGGTGTACGAGCCGCTGCTCACGCCGGTCGCGGGCCAGTCGGCGCGGGCCAGGTCCAGACCCTTGAACGCCGGGTCGTTGGCGCTGCACAGCCTGCCGTCCGGGATCAGCTCCTGGTGCTTGCCGGCGGCGTTGCCGATGCGGATGCCGTTCCAGTCGTAGAGCGCCTGCGTGCCGCCCGCCGCGACCGCCGCCCTGCACGCGGCCGACTTCGGGTTCTCGGGCCCCTCGGCGTGGCACTGCGACACCCGGCTGACCGGGTCGCCCATCGAACCGTGCGCCGAGGCGGGGGCGGCGGCCAACGTGGTCAGGGCGAGCGGGGCGAGACCGGCGACGGCGACGGCTGCGGCCCTGCGGGACGCGGACGGTGCGGGCATGGGGAACTCCTCGAAACGGTCACTGGGGATGCGGCGGCTCGGGCCGGAACCCGTGGGGCTGATCGGCAAGCTAGCCCGAGGAAACCGCGGAATCGCCTGCTGGAGGCGGGTGACGGAGATCCTTATGGTCGCGTTAAGGGAGTGCTCAGGCTGGGCTGAGGTAGCTACCGTTCGCGGCATGGAACGAGAACGGATCCGGCCCGCGACCGCCGCGGACGTGCCGGCGGTGCAGGCCGTGACCGACGCCGCGTACCTCCCCTACGTCGAGCGCATCGGGGTGGTGCCGCAGCCCATGGAGGCGGACCACGCGGCGGACGTGGCGGCGGGGAAGGTGTTCGTCACGGACGAGCCCGGCACGGGCCGGGCGGGACCTGTCGGACTCGTCGTCGTCGAGGCGCACGCCGACCACCTGTTCCTCGACAGCGTCGCCGTCCACCCCGACGCGCACGGCAGGGGTGTGGGCCGGCGACTGCTGCGGTTCGTGGACGCGCACGCGCGGGCGCTGGGCCTCCCCGAGGTCAGGCTCTACACGAACGCGATGATGCGGGAGAACCAGGAGATCTACCCGAGGTACGGGTACGAGGTCGTGGAACGCCGCGTGGACGGGCCCTACGACCGCGTCCACTACCGCAAGCGGCTGCTGCTCTGAGGCGTCTCATGCCCGGACCGCCGGTCAGCTCTCCGGCCACCAGGTGCGCGCGATGTCCTTGCGGACCTCCGGGCGCCCGGAGGGGCGCTCGTCGATCTCCTCGCGGACTCGGCGGGCGTCGGTCTTCTTCAGGGGCTTCTGCACGGTCAGACGGCGCATGGCTGCCTCCTTACGGATCCACCGGGTTCCGCGTTCTCACGGAGGTAGACCCTTTCCCCGAGACTCACTCATCGATGCACAACTGTCAGTGGCGGTTGTCACGTTCCCGCGCCCCGGCCCCGTTGTCAGTGGCGGCTGCCACCCTGGGCGCATGAGTGGGAACAGTGACGAAGCGACCGCACCGGGTGCCGACTGGGACGCGCTGGCCGCCTCCTTCGACGACGAGCCGGACCACGGCCTGCGGGACGCGGAGGTGCGCCGGGCCTGGGCGGCCAGGCTGGCCTCCTGGCTGCCCGCGCCCCCCGGCGACGTGCTCGACCTGGGCTGCGGCACCGGCAGCCTCTCACTCCTCGCGGCCGAGCAGGGGCACCGGGTCACCGGCGTCGACCTCTCCCCGGCCATGGTGGAGCTGGCCAGGACCAAGCTCGCCGGCCGTGACGCGGTGTTCCTGACCGGTGACGCCGCGGCACCGCCCGTGGGGGAGCAGCGCTTCGACGCCGTGCTGGTCCGGCACGTCCTGTGGACGCTGCCCGATCCCGGCCGGGCCCTGCGGCACTGGCGGCAGCTGCTGCGCCCCGGAGGGCGCCTGGTCCTGGTCGAGGGCGTGTGGGGGAGCGTCTCCCCGGTCGGCATACCGGCCGACCGGGTCACCGCCCTGCTCGGCCCGCTCACCGGGCAGGCCCGGGTGGAGCGGCTGTCGGACGACCCGTCGCTGTGGGGCAGGGAGGTGGCGGACGAGCGGTACGCGGTGGTGGCGACGTACGGGTGAGCCGCGCGGCGGGCTACTCCAGCAGGCCGGTGAAGCCGTCCCCGCGGGCCAGCCGCTCCAGTTCCTCCAGTGCGGCCACCGCGGCGGCAGCGGCCTCCGGGTCCCGGTCCGCCAGTCCGCTCTCGGCGAACTCGTCCTCGTCCAGACGCCGTACGTCCGCGCCGTCGGCGGAGCGCCACAGGTCCAGGTCGAGGTCCTCGACGACCAGTTCCGTGCCGGTGCGGACGGCGGGGCGGGTGATGTCGCAGTACCAGCCCTTCAGCACACCGGCCGCGGTCCGGACCTCCTTCACCGAGTACCACCGGTCGCGCCAGTAGTACTCGGTGAAGACGTCCCCGGCCTCGAAGCGCACGAAGCCGAAGTCGCGCACGGCGTCCCCGGCCCAGGGGGCACGCACGGCGAGGCGGGTGCCGTCGTCGTGCAGCAGCCCGGCCGGGTAACGGATCTTGGTCCGGCCCGCCTTGACCAGGATCACGTCCACCTCGATGGGCGGTTCAGCCGAGTTCACGGACATGGCGCACCTCCGTCGCGCAGATCTCGTACCCGAGCCACTTGTTGACGGCGAGCATCGGGCCGTTGTCGGTGTCGTTGCCGGTGAGCGCCTCCGTGTACCCGGCCGCGCGGGCCCGGCGCAGGGAGGCGGTCTTGGCGAGCTTGGCCAGGCCCCGGCCGCGCCGGGCACGGACCGTGCCGGTCATCGCGGTCGCGTACCGGGTGCCGTCGGTGTGGGCGACGCTGAACGCGGCCGGGCGGCCGTCGACGACCACCACCGTGGTCAGTTCGCGGTCGAGCAACGGATGCCGCCAGGTCTCCGCGAGCCAGGCCTCGTAGTCCGTGAACTCGACCGCGACGTCGCTCGGTTCGTCCGCGACCGTCGCCGCGTCCAGCTCGAACACGGGCCGGGGGTCGTCCGCGTAGTCGGCGGCCGTGCGCAGCTCGACACCCGGGGGAAGGGCCCCCAGGGGCGGGAGCGCGGCGTTCGCCAGGTCCAGCCGGAGGAAGTGCGAGGCGCGCCGGCGCTCGTAGCCGTGCCGCTCGGCGAAGGCCAGGTGGGCGGGCCCGTCCAGCACCCAGGAGTACAGCTTCCTGGCGCCCTCGCCGGTCAGGTGCTCCTCGGCCGTACGCACCAGCAGGCCACCGGCCCCGCGCCGGAACCGCTCGGGATGGACGTAGACGTTCAGGTAGGCCTGACCGGGCTCCGGGCTGTCGTGCGCCAGCCCGAGCTGGGCGGTGCCGATCACCTCCCCGTCCTCCTCCGCGACCAGGGACCGGCTCCGGGCGTCCGGGTGGGTGTGGACGAGCCGGTGCACGACCGCCTCGGGCGTCCACAGGATGAACGGCACGGCGAGATGGCGGACCTGGGCGAAGGCCGCGACATCGGCCGGGTCGTCGGAACGCAGATCGCGTACGAGAACGGTCATGGGGGCGCACGCTACGGCGGCCGGGCGGTCGGATGCCTCTTATTTTCACGGGGATACGGGACAATCGCCGGGTGACCTTGAAGATCCATGTCGACGACGGCGCGCCGCCCTACGAGCAGGTGCGGGCGCAGATCTCCGAACAGGCGCGCTCCGGGGCGCTGCCGGTCGGGTACCGGCTGCCCACGGTGCGCGGACTGGCCGAATCCCTCGGGCTCGCCGCGAACACGGTCGCCAAGGCGTACCGGGCGCTGGAGGCGGACGGGGTGATCGAGACCCGGGGGCGCAACGGAACGTTCGTCGCCGCCGCGGGCTCTGCGGCTCAGCGGGAGGTGGCCGCCGCGGCCCAGGGGTATGCCGAGCGGGCTCGGCGGCTGGGGGTGTCGGAGGAGGACGCGTCGGGGGCGGTTCGGGATGCGTTGCGGGCGGCCTACGGGTGAGCGCCGTCGGGATCGGGGCCGCGGCCCGGCCGCAGATCCGGTGTGGCTTGTCGCGCCCACGCGGCGGAGCCGCACATGGATCAGCCCCGCGCCCCTGAGGGCGTACGTGTGACCGTCAGCGCCGACGTGCGAGCCGACTGTGCGAACGTCGCGGCGTCCTGCACCGCCGCCGTGTTCGGGTCGTTGTTGAAGTAGGTGTAGACGTCGCTCGTATGCGGCCAGGCCGCCGTGATGCGGTCGATCCACGTGGCCAGGGAGCGGCGGCCGTAGTGCGGCCAGGCCGCGGCCCGGCCCTCGTGGAAGCGGACGTAGCCCCAGTCGGTGGTGCGCCACAACGGGGTGACCGGGCGGGCGCGGACATCCGCCCAGCACAGGGCCGCGCGCCGGGCGACGAGGACCTCGCGGGTCTCGGCCGTCCACCAGGACTCGTGCCGGGGTTCCACCGCGACCCGGGTGCCCGGCGGGAAGCAGGCCAGGCAGGCGTCCAGGAGGTCCGGGTCGGCGCGCAGGGTCGGGGGCAGTTGCAGCAGGACCGGGCCGAGACGGTCGCCCAGACCGGCCGCGTGGGTCATCAGGCGGTCGACCGGCTCGGCCGGGTCGCGCAGGCGTTTGATGTGCGTCAGGTAGCGGCTGGCCTTGACCGCGACCGTGAAGTCCGGTGGGACGCGGTCCCGCCAGGCGGTGAAGGTCTCCCGGGCGGGCAGGCGGTAGAAGGCGTTGTTGATCTCGACCGTCGCGAAGGCGGCCGCATAGTGCTCCAGCCAGCGCCGGACCGGCAGACCGGGCGGGTAGAAGCTCTCCCGCCAGTCCCGGTACTGCCAGCCAGACGTGCCGACGAACAGGGTCATACCCCCATCAAAGCACCGCCCTGCGGCGGCCGGGCTACAGGTACAGCCCGGCCTCCGCGCCCGCCCGCGGCTCCGGCAGCGCGGTCGGTGAGGTGCCCCGGCGCAGGGCGTACAGCTCCGCCAGGGTGGCGCCCTCGCGGCCGACCCCTTCTTCCGTGCCGAGCCAGTCCACCGCCTCCCGCCGGGACAGCGGGCCGACCTCGATGCGGGCCAGGCAGCGGCCGGGGCGGACGACAGCGGGGTGCAGGCGCTCCAGGTCCTCGTTGGTGGTGACGCCGACCAGGACGTTGCGGCCCTGGCCGAGGAGTCCGTCGGTGAGGTTCAGCAGGCGGGAGAGCGCCTGGCCCGCCGTGTGCTTGGCCTCGCCGCGGATCAGTTCGTCGCAGTCCTCCAGCAGCAGCAGCCGCCAGCGGCCCTTGCCCGCCGCGTCCTCCTCGCCGATGGCGATGTCCATCAGGTAGCCGACGTCGGAGAAGAGCCGCTCCGGGTCGAGGACGCAGTCCACCTGGCACCAGTCCCGCCAGGAGCGGGCCAGCGTGCGCAGCGCGGAGGTCTTGCCGGTGCCCGGCGGCCCGTGCAGGAGCAGCAGCCGGCCCGCGATGTCCTCGGGCGTCGTCTTCATCAGGCCGTCCATCGCGTCGGCGACCGGCGCCGTGTAGTTGGCCCGGACCTCGTCCCAGGTGCCCGCGGCGATCTGGCGGGTGGTGCGGTGCGGGCCGCGCCGAGGGGAGACGTACCAGAAGCCCATCGTCACGTTCTCCGGCTGCGGTTCGGGCTCGTCCGCCGCTCCGTCCGTCGCCTCGCCGAGCACCTTCTCGGCGAGGTCGGCGCTGGTCGCCGTCACCGTGACGTCGGCGCCCCGGCTCCAGCGCGAGATCAGCAGCGTCCAGCCGTCGCCCTCCGCCAGCGTCGCGCTGCGGTCGTCGTCGCGGGCGATCCGCAGCACGCGCGCGCCGGGCGGCAGCAGCGTGGCGCCGGACCGTACGCGGTCGATGTTCGCCGCGTGCGAGTACGGCTGCTCACCCGTGGCGAAACGGCCGAGGAACAGCGCGTCGACGACGTCGGACGGGGAGTCGCTGTCGTCCACGTTGAGCCGGATCGGCAGGGCTTCGTGCGGGTTCACGGACATGTCGCCATGATCGGGCACCCGGCCGCCGCGTGCACCCGCTTTCCCGGGCACGCGCGACAGGGGCTTTCTCGCCGTCTTCCGTCCGGACTTGAACGAGTGTCAGCCATTTCTTGGCATGGACACTTCCAGTCAACGCGCGTAGCTGCTACCACGGTTGTGGCAGCAATCCTGCTAAGGGAGGTTCCATGAGACGTTTCCGACTTGTCGGCTTCCTGAGTTCGCTCGTCCTCGCCGCCGGCGCCGCCCTCACCGGGGCAGCGACCGCTCAGGCGGCCCAACCCGCCGCCGCCGACGGCTATGTGGCCCTCGGTGACTCCTACTCCTCCGGGGTCGGAGCGGGCAGCTACATCAGCTCGAGCGGCGACTGCAAGCGCAGCACGAAGGCCCATCCCTACCTGTGGGCGGCCGCCCACTCGCCCTCCACGTTCGACTTCACCGCCTGTTCCGGCGCCCGTACGGGTGATGTTCTCTCCGGACAGCTCGGCCCGCTCAGCTCCGGCACCGGCCTCGTCTCGATCAGCATCGGCGGCAACGACGCCGGTTTCGCCGACACCATGACGACCTGTGTGCTCCAGTCCGAGAGCTCCTGCCTGTCGCGGATCGCCACCGCCGAGGCGTACGTCGACTCGACGCTGCCCGGCAAGCTCGACGGCGTCTACTCGGCGATCAGCGACAAGGCGCCGAACGCCCACGTCGTCGTCATCGGCTACCCGCGCTTCTACAAGCTCGGTACCACCTGCATCGGCCTGTCCGAGACCAAGCGGACGGCGATCAACAAGGCCTCCGACCACCTCAACACCGTCCTCGCCCAGCGCGCCGCCGCCCACGGCTTCACCTTCGGCGACGTACGCACCACCTTCACCGGCCACGAGCTGTGCTCCGGCAGCCCCTGGCTGCACAGCGTCAACTGGCTGAACATCGGCGAGTCGTACCACCCCACCGCGGCCGGCCAGTCCGGTGGCTACCTGCCGGTCCTCAACGGCGCCGCCTGACCTCAGGCGGAAGGAGAAGAAGAAGGAGCGGAGGGAGACGAGGAGTGGGAGGCCCCGCCCGACGGGGTCCCCGTCCCCGTCTCCGTCTCCGTCCCGGTCCCGCAAGTCACCGAGAACGCCACCGCGTCGGACGTGGCCCGCACCGGACTCCGCACCTCCACGCGCACGGCACTCTCGAACGCGCCGGTGTCGTCGTGCGTCGTCACCACCACGCCGTCCTGGCGCGAGCGCTCGCCGCCCGACGGGAAGGACAGCGTCCGCCACCCCGGGTCGGAGACCGACCCGTCCGCGGTCACCCACCGGTAGCCGACCTCCGCGGGCAGCCGCCCGACCGTGAACGTCGCCGTGAACGCGGGTGCCCGGTCGTGCGGCGGCGGACAGGCCCCCGAGTAGTGGGTGCGCGAGCCCACCACGGTCACCTCCACCGACTGCGCTGCGGGGCCGCTCTGCCCGCCGTCGGTCCCGGAGGACGCCGGGGGACTCGGCTCCCCGGCGCCGCCGCTCGCCGCCGCGGACGTGGCCCCCGGGCCCGGACTCCCGCCCGAACCCTCCGTCCCGCCACCGCCGTCCGAGCGGTCCAGCAGCGAGTACGTCAGTCCGGCCAGCGTCAGGACCAGCACGGCCAGCCCCACCAGCAGTACGGCCCGCGCCCGCCGGTCCCGGCCCCCCGGCGCACCGGGCGCACCCGCCGCGGAGGTGTCCCCGGCCGCCGCTACGGGCATCGGCGGCGTCGGTGCGGTGGGCAGCCCCGGGTGGGCGGCCACGACCGTCGGGGCGAACGCGCCGGACGGCGGCGCGCCGGTGCGCGGGCCCCGGCCGGGCGGTGCCCCGCCGGCGCCCACGAGGCGCAACGCGCGTTCGGCCTCCTCCGCCGGGAGCCGCTCGGCCGGGTCCTTGCGCAGCAGGCCCTCCACCACCGGCCCGAGCGCACCCGCCCGGCGCGGCGGCGGCACCTCCTCGTCGACGATCGCGCGCAGGGTGCTCAGCGGAGTGCCCTGACGGAACGGCGAGACCCCCTCCACCGCCGCGTACAGCAGCACGCCCAGCGACCACAGGTCGGACGCGGCACCGGGCGTGCGGCCGAGCGCCCGCTCCGGGGCGAGGAACTCGGGCGAGCCGACGACCTCGCCGGTCATGGTCAGCGCCTCGCTGCCCTCCACCCTGGCGATCCCGAAGTCGGTGAGCACCACCCGGCCGTCGTTCGCCAGCAGCACGTTGGCCGGCTTCACGTCCCGGTGCAGCACCCCGGCGGCGTGCGCGGCCCGCAGCGCGGCCAGCACCTCGGCGCCGATCAGCGCGGCCCGGCGGGGCTCCAACGGGCCCTCGGCGTCCAGCAGGTCGGCCAGGGACAGCCCGCGGACCAGCTCCATCACGATCCAGGGCCGGCCTCCGTCGGTGGCCACGTCGTACACCGTGACCACGTTGGGGTGGGAGATCCGGGCGGCGGCCCACGCCTCCCGCTCCAGCCGGGCGTACATCCGCCCGACGTCGGTCTGCGACAGACCGGCGGGGGCGCGCACCTCCTTGACGGCGACCTCGCGGCGCAGCACCTCGTCGCGGGCGCGCCACACGGTGCCCATGCCGCCCTCGCCGAGCGGCGACAGAAGCCGGTAGCGGCCGGCGATCACACGCTCGCCGTCGGGTTCTCCGGACACGGGCGCCCCCTATGACGTCACGCGCGGACCCTTCACAAAGTAGACCAACCCGGTGCGGATGCGACCCCCTCGGCGCCGATCCCGCCCCGGCCACTGGCGTTTTCGGGCCGCGCATCCGTAACCCCTGCCGAGGGCGTGCCACCGCGCGCCCGGCGGTGACGTCGACGGGCCGGACGCGGTCCGCGGAGAGGGGGACGGGGTGGCGGGCGACCGGGTGGCGGCGGACGAGCTGCTGGTGCTGGTGGCGGACGGCGACCAGCAGGCCTTCGAGGAGCTGTACGGGCTGGTGTCGGGGCCGGTGTTCGGACTCGTGCGGCGCGTGGTGCGCGACCCGGCCCAGTCCGAGGAGGTGGCACAGGAGGTGCTGCTCGAACTGTGGCGGTCCGCGGCGCGCTTCGACCCCCGCCGGGGGAGCGCCCTGTCGTGGATCCTCACCGTCGCCCACCGCCGCGCCGTCGACCGGGTGCGCAGCGCCCGCGCGGCCGGCGAACGGGACCGGCGCGAGGCCCACCGCTCCCACCACCCCGCCTTCGACCAGGTGTCGGAGGAGGTCGAGGCGGAACTCGAACGCGAGTGGGTGCGGGGCTGCCTGGACCGCCTGACCGCGTTGCAGCGCCAGTCGGTCACCCTCGCCTACTACGACGGCTACACCTACCGGGAGGTCGCCGAGCGACTCTCCCTGCCGCTGGGCACGGTGAAGACCCGGATGCGGGACGGGCTGGGCCGCCTGCGCGAGTGCCTGGGCGGCGTCGCATGAGCCTCTTCGGCCACTCGCTCGCCGCCCCCTACGCCCTGGACGCCCTGGAGGGCGCCGAACGGGTCCGCTTCGAACGGCACCTGGAGGGCTGCGCCCGCTGTGCCGCCGAGGTGCGGGCGCTGTCCGAGGACGCCGTCCGGCTGGCCCGGTCCACGGCCGCCCCCGCACCGCCCGCCCTGCGCGAGCGGGTCCTGGCCGCCGTACGCACCACCGCGCAGGAGCCCGCTCCCGCGCGCGGACCGGTGCCGCGGCGGTCGGTCGGGCACGTCCGGCCGCGCCCCCTGCTCGTGCCGTTCGCCACGGTGACGGCCGCCGCGGCGCTCGTGGTCGCCTCGCTCTTCGCGGTGCGGGCCGACCGGACCCGGGACGAGCTGGCCACCGCACGGGACCGGGCACGTGAGATCGCCCACGTTCTCGCCGCTCCGGACGCCCGGGCGGCGCGCGGTGCGGACGCACGCGGCCGCGGTGTCGCGGTGGTCGCCTCCGCGTCCAGGGGGCGCGCGGTGGTGACCCTGAGCGGGTACGGCGAGCCGCCGGGCGACCGCGTGCGCCAACTGTGGGTCATGCGCCCCGGCGCCGAGCCGCGCTCCCTCGGGCTCTTCGACGGCGACACGCCCCTGGTCGCCGCCGGCCTGAGCCGCTCCGCGACGTCACTCGCGGTGACGGTGGAACCCGGCGGGGGCTCGGACCTGCCGACGACTGAGCCGGTC includes:
- a CDS encoding DUF5925 domain-containing protein — encoded protein: MSVNPHEALPIRLNVDDSDSPSDVVDALFLGRFATGEQPYSHAANIDRVRSGATLLPPGARVLRIARDDDRSATLAEGDGWTLLISRWSRGADVTVTATSADLAEKVLGEATDGAADEPEPQPENVTMGFWYVSPRRGPHRTTRQIAAGTWDEVRANYTAPVADAMDGLMKTTPEDIAGRLLLLHGPPGTGKTSALRTLARSWRDWCQVDCVLDPERLFSDVGYLMDIAIGEEDAAGKGRWRLLLLEDCDELIRGEAKHTAGQALSRLLNLTDGLLGQGRNVLVGVTTNEDLERLHPAVVRPGRCLARIEVGPLSRREAVDWLGTEEGVGREGATLAELYALRRGTSPTALPEPRAGAEAGLYL
- a CDS encoding SGNH family lipase, yielding MRRFRLVGFLSSLVLAAGAALTGAATAQAAQPAAADGYVALGDSYSSGVGAGSYISSSGDCKRSTKAHPYLWAAAHSPSTFDFTACSGARTGDVLSGQLGPLSSGTGLVSISIGGNDAGFADTMTTCVLQSESSCLSRIATAEAYVDSTLPGKLDGVYSAISDKAPNAHVVVIGYPRFYKLGTTCIGLSETKRTAINKASDHLNTVLAQRAAAHGFTFGDVRTTFTGHELCSGSPWLHSVNWLNIGESYHPTAAGQSGGYLPVLNGAA
- a CDS encoding serine/threonine-protein kinase, which encodes MSGEPDGERVIAGRYRLLSPLGEGGMGTVWRARDEVLRREVAVKEVRAPAGLSQTDVGRMYARLEREAWAAARISHPNVVTVYDVATDGGRPWIVMELVRGLSLADLLDAEGPLEPRRAALIGAEVLAALRAAHAAGVLHRDVKPANVLLANDGRVVLTDFGIARVEGSEALTMTGEVVGSPEFLAPERALGRTPGAASDLWSLGVLLYAAVEGVSPFRQGTPLSTLRAIVDEEVPPPRRAGALGPVVEGLLRKDPAERLPAEEAERALRLVGAGGAPPGRGPRTGAPPSGAFAPTVVAAHPGLPTAPTPPMPVAAAGDTSAAGAPGAPGGRDRRARAVLLVGLAVLVLTLAGLTYSLLDRSDGGGGTEGSGGSPGPGATSAAASGGAGEPSPPASSGTDGGQSGPAAQSVEVTVVGSRTHYSGACPPPHDRAPAFTATFTVGRLPAEVGYRWVTADGSVSDPGWRTLSFPSGGERSRQDGVVVTTHDDTGAFESAVRVEVRSPVRATSDAVAFSVTCGTGTETETGTGTPSGGASHSSSPSAPSSSPSA
- a CDS encoding sigma-70 family RNA polymerase sigma factor, with protein sequence MAADELLVLVADGDQQAFEELYGLVSGPVFGLVRRVVRDPAQSEEVAQEVLLELWRSAARFDPRRGSALSWILTVAHRRAVDRVRSARAAGERDRREAHRSHHPAFDQVSEEVEAELEREWVRGCLDRLTALQRQSVTLAYYDGYTYREVAERLSLPLGTVKTRMRDGLGRLRECLGGVA
- a CDS encoding anti-sigma factor, which gives rise to MSLFGHSLAAPYALDALEGAERVRFERHLEGCARCAAEVRALSEDAVRLARSTAAPAPPALRERVLAAVRTTAQEPAPARGPVPRRSVGHVRPRPLLVPFATVTAAAALVVASLFAVRADRTRDELATARDRAREIAHVLAAPDARAARGADARGRGVAVVASASRGRAVVTLSGYGEPPGDRVRQLWVMRPGAEPRSLGLFDGDTPLVAAGLSRSATSLAVTVEPGGGSDLPTTEPVVQLALESVGFGE